Proteins encoded in a region of the Thermodesulfobacteriota bacterium genome:
- a CDS encoding DUF4301 family protein gives MSGGESVLAPEILAEIEKRGITPEKVYAQLDMLKRGVPSEDLVRPCTVGDGIVSIEGRAEEYAAFYEQASPGLDVVKFVPASGAATRMFKELASAVTTCSPADRKDLEKAAAAGDGDASAALAFVEKVKKFAFYDELAAALKRDGLDPDALLEAGGFGPFIVYTLDARGLNYASLPKGVIKFHSYPDGPRTAFEEHLVESVLYAHGEDGKAHVHFTLSPEHVDTVSAYLAGVKGQYEGGTAEIEISYSVQSPSTDTIAAAMDGGPFIDDAGKPVFRPGGHGALIGNLGALGADVAFVKNIDNVVPDRLKPGTVLYKRALGGYLLKLREILFSTIEAAKQGGKGKVIEGGLRRLSDMGLRVDVPEGAGTKAIVRALRRPIRVAGVVRNTGEPGGGPFLVRRPDGKIAPQIVESAQVDMTVPEERAVWESSTHFNPVDMVCALTDESGKPYDLSRFVDPEAAFISVKSKDGRELKALELPGLWNGGMAFWHTVFIEVPGATFNPVKTVFDLLRPEHQPG, from the coding sequence ATGAGTGGTGGAGAGTCTGTCCTCGCACCCGAAATTCTTGCGGAGATCGAAAAGAGGGGGATCACGCCCGAGAAGGTTTACGCCCAGCTCGACATGCTGAAAAGGGGCGTGCCGTCGGAGGACCTCGTAAGGCCCTGCACCGTCGGGGACGGGATAGTGTCGATCGAGGGGAGGGCCGAGGAGTATGCGGCGTTCTACGAGCAGGCTTCGCCGGGGCTGGACGTGGTGAAGTTCGTACCAGCCTCGGGGGCGGCGACGAGGATGTTCAAGGAGCTTGCCTCGGCGGTGACGACATGCTCGCCGGCCGACAGGAAGGACCTCGAAAAGGCGGCCGCCGCCGGCGACGGCGACGCGTCCGCGGCGCTGGCTTTCGTCGAGAAGGTGAAGAAGTTCGCCTTTTACGACGAGCTCGCGGCGGCCCTCAAAAGGGACGGGCTCGACCCGGACGCTCTCCTCGAAGCGGGGGGCTTCGGGCCGTTCATCGTCTATACCTTGGACGCGAGGGGGCTTAACTACGCGAGCCTTCCGAAGGGGGTTATAAAGTTTCACTCGTACCCGGACGGGCCGAGGACCGCCTTCGAGGAGCACCTGGTGGAGTCCGTGCTCTACGCGCACGGCGAGGACGGGAAGGCGCACGTCCACTTCACCCTTTCGCCGGAGCACGTCGATACCGTGAGCGCGTACCTTGCCGGGGTGAAGGGGCAGTACGAGGGCGGGACGGCGGAGATCGAGATAAGCTACTCGGTGCAGAGCCCTTCGACGGATACGATAGCGGCAGCCATGGACGGCGGGCCGTTCATCGACGACGCGGGGAAGCCCGTGTTCAGGCCGGGCGGGCACGGCGCGCTCATAGGGAACCTCGGCGCGCTTGGCGCGGACGTGGCGTTCGTGAAGAACATAGACAACGTCGTCCCCGACAGGCTCAAGCCCGGGACCGTCCTCTACAAGCGCGCGCTCGGAGGGTATCTCCTCAAGCTGAGGGAAATCCTGTTCTCGACGATAGAGGCGGCCAAGCAGGGCGGCAAGGGGAAGGTGATAGAGGGCGGGCTCAGGCGTCTTTCGGATATGGGGCTCCGCGTGGACGTCCCGGAAGGGGCGGGCACGAAGGCTATCGTCCGGGCCCTCCGGAGGCCCATAAGGGTGGCGGGCGTCGTGAGGAATACGGGCGAGCCCGGCGGGGGGCCGTTCCTCGTCCGGAGGCCGGACGGTAAGATCGCGCCGCAGATCGTCGAATCCGCACAGGTGGACATGACCGTCCCCGAGGAGAGGGCCGTGTGGGAGTCTTCGACGCACTTTAATCCCGTGGACATGGTGTGCGCGCTTACGGACGAGAGCGGAAAGCCTTATGACCTTTCGCGCTTCGTCGATCCCGAGGCGGCGTTCATATCCGTCAAGTCGAAGGACGGGAGGGAGCTCAAGGCGCTCGAGCTGCCGGGCCTCTGGAACGGTGGGATGGCGTTCTGGCACACGGTGTTCATAGAGGTGCCGGGCGCGACGTTTAATCCCGTCAAGACCGTGTTCGATCTCCTTCGTCCCGAGCACCAGCCGGGCTAG
- a CDS encoding polysaccharide deacetylase family protein produces the protein MTGFIPVLTFHSLDDGRAPTSFGPALFARGMETLALGGYRTISLAGAASLAASKRPFPEKSFVITFDDGYRNIYEKAFPVLAEYSFTATVFLTTGGGGRTGDGDRLPELFGGEMLSWGEIRIMNDAGIDFGAHTLTHPDLTRLSPEDAAREMTSSRSVIENALGAPVAAFAYPYGKYDARSLEIAAEEFSCACSDELGLFTASSDLRAIPRVDAFYLRGERLFALVGSPNLPLYILLRGIPRTLRRRLAGI, from the coding sequence ATGACCGGCTTCATACCCGTGCTCACATTCCACAGCCTCGACGACGGACGCGCGCCGACTTCGTTCGGCCCGGCCCTGTTCGCACGCGGCATGGAGACGCTCGCCCTCGGCGGGTACCGCACCATAAGCCTCGCCGGGGCCGCCTCGCTCGCGGCTTCGAAACGCCCCTTCCCCGAAAAATCGTTCGTGATAACTTTCGACGACGGATACAGAAACATCTACGAAAAAGCGTTCCCCGTGCTCGCCGAATACTCCTTTACGGCGACCGTATTCCTCACGACGGGGGGCGGCGGGCGGACAGGTGACGGCGACCGCCTGCCGGAGCTCTTCGGCGGCGAGATGCTGAGCTGGGGCGAAATAAGAATCATGAACGACGCCGGCATCGATTTCGGCGCACACACGCTGACGCACCCCGACCTCACGCGGCTCTCGCCGGAAGACGCCGCCCGCGAGATGACGTCCTCCCGCAGCGTTATCGAGAACGCCCTCGGCGCGCCCGTGGCGGCGTTCGCCTACCCGTACGGCAAATACGACGCCCGGAGCCTCGAAATTGCCGCGGAGGAATTTTCGTGCGCGTGCTCGGACGAGCTCGGCCTTTTCACGGCGTCGAGCGATCTCCGCGCCATACCGCGCGTCGATGCGTTCTACCTCCGGGGCGAAAGGCTCTTCGCCCTCGTCGGCAGCCCCAACCTGCCGCTCTACATCCTGCTGCGAGGTATCCCGCGCACACTCAGGCGGAGGCTCGCAGGAATATGA
- a CDS encoding PAS domain S-box protein, whose translation MTSEIETSTSGDEYFPRGFIGVITALSLLPFALSLLGANVRMSYLEFIGAYKIASIVNISLAVFTGILCLLHYRVEKARVSLIIGLSFMGAAAALGFQLFASYLFREGAHRVFFITESTTAVSLLPAGLMLAGIVALFRRDSGNDLERKTGRFLVAATALTGVVLALVYMMAESGPSAPGTAREAYFTQAWELTPLVVVIAAALVAEFYFRRGRTLMSYFFLLTLVPLFAGEVFVAVTAPIYPEEHSIYTYFLKALAFFVPILGLAADYVRNYGARSLAERRLRETEIKLAEETDRGRYASARLDERVSGLRAAVEMYETVSDGSPAGVMVTDKSGARVYVNKRLSEITGLSEEALRVSGLEGMVVPADVEERKKSLAGVPDGEAVQAVYRIYKSKKETVWISEEARRISYAGNDAVLRTFTDVTATKHTEEMLRTLSTSSPVGIYIVQDGEVKYVNGKYCEYTGFTEDELVGAGAERMVLYLDRDIAKQGSREMLAGSRKEPYEYRILAKDGEVRWLTETVTEIRYGDRPAVLGSVADITERRRVEVMLRTLSTSSPIGIYIVQDGEFKFVNPQISEYTGFSEDELVGRESLSFVFGEDRESVRASAVGMLKGGVNAPYEYRFVRQDGSVMWAMEVVRSIQYMGKDAVLGTMMDISEKKQAEELFETLSTGTPIGVFIVQDGELRYVNPHFEKFTGYSTEELMGTDPERLVFPGDRDDVRQKSLGMLRGESRTPYEYRISLKDGGYIWVMETTTSIRYRGRQAVLGSFMDISERKKTEVELKKAKEAAEAASHAKSEFLANVSHEIRTPLNAIVGMTELTLDTELADDQRDTLRVIQSSSETLLSLINDILDFSRIEAGQMEIEASSFSVRELVEGVAETLSVKAFEKGLELLCYVSHDVPDRLKGDAARIRQVLVNLAVNAIKFTDSGEVLIKAENSGPVSGDAVDVVFKVSDTGIGIPPGHKDRIFEKFSQVDNSITRAYGGTGLGLSISKSLVELMGGKIWFDSEPGKGSTFYFSLPFRLDWEKDGRAARVLPNFRGAPVLVIDDNKMSRFILGKTLTLWGFDVVEAAGAKAALTLLQGMERKPLLAIIDKQMPGIDGTEIAGKVREAAGPGTKIILMTAWGGLGLGDMKDRGVDELLVKPVKSGKLYEAVTRLVKMDEYLAGRPGGEGMPPAPGAGSGKPRILVVDDTPDNQNLAKRILEIGGYSVELASGGAESVELYREGRYDLVLMDIQMPEVDGFQATAMIREYEKESGRTRTPIIAVTAHALMGYREKCIEADMDDYITKPLRKQLLLDMVRKWLTAGAGESGGSPGADLWA comes from the coding sequence ATGACATCGGAAATTGAAACTTCAACATCCGGAGACGAGTACTTTCCCAGGGGATTCATAGGCGTTATTACCGCCCTCAGCCTCCTTCCGTTCGCCCTGTCGCTTTTGGGCGCGAACGTCAGGATGAGCTATCTCGAATTCATCGGCGCTTACAAGATCGCGTCCATCGTTAACATTTCGCTCGCGGTCTTCACGGGCATTCTCTGCCTTCTCCATTACAGAGTCGAAAAGGCGCGCGTTTCACTGATAATCGGCCTCTCTTTCATGGGCGCGGCCGCCGCGCTCGGCTTTCAGCTCTTCGCTTCGTACCTCTTCAGGGAAGGGGCGCACAGGGTGTTTTTCATAACGGAATCGACGACGGCCGTAAGCCTGCTTCCCGCCGGGCTGATGCTCGCCGGGATCGTCGCGCTTTTCCGCCGGGACAGCGGAAACGACCTCGAAAGAAAAACGGGGCGCTTCCTCGTAGCGGCCACGGCGCTCACAGGCGTCGTCCTCGCACTCGTTTACATGATGGCCGAATCGGGGCCTTCCGCCCCGGGGACGGCGCGCGAGGCGTACTTTACCCAGGCCTGGGAGCTGACGCCGCTGGTCGTCGTAATCGCGGCCGCCCTGGTCGCGGAGTTTTACTTCAGGCGGGGCCGGACGCTCATGTCGTACTTCTTTCTCCTTACGCTCGTGCCGCTGTTCGCCGGGGAGGTGTTCGTCGCCGTGACGGCCCCTATCTACCCGGAGGAGCATTCGATATACACATATTTCCTGAAGGCGCTCGCGTTCTTCGTCCCGATACTGGGGCTGGCCGCCGATTACGTCAGGAACTACGGCGCCAGGAGCCTCGCCGAAAGGAGGCTCAGGGAAACGGAGATAAAACTCGCGGAGGAAACGGACCGCGGCAGGTACGCTTCGGCCAGGCTCGACGAGAGGGTGAGCGGCCTCAGGGCCGCCGTCGAGATGTACGAGACGGTTTCGGACGGCTCGCCGGCCGGCGTCATGGTCACGGATAAGAGCGGCGCGCGCGTCTACGTCAACAAGAGGCTTTCGGAGATAACGGGGCTTTCGGAAGAGGCGCTCAGGGTTTCGGGCCTCGAGGGCATGGTCGTCCCGGCGGACGTCGAAGAGAGGAAAAAGTCCCTGGCCGGCGTTCCCGATGGCGAGGCCGTGCAGGCCGTGTACAGGATATACAAGTCGAAGAAAGAGACGGTATGGATATCGGAGGAGGCGCGGCGCATTTCGTACGCCGGAAACGACGCCGTCCTCCGGACGTTTACGGACGTTACCGCAACCAAGCATACGGAAGAGATGCTGAGGACGCTCTCGACGAGCTCGCCCGTCGGCATCTACATAGTGCAGGACGGCGAGGTGAAGTACGTGAACGGGAAGTACTGCGAGTACACGGGCTTTACCGAGGACGAGCTCGTAGGCGCGGGGGCCGAGAGGATGGTGCTCTATCTCGACAGGGACATCGCGAAGCAGGGCTCGCGCGAGATGCTCGCGGGCTCGCGGAAGGAGCCCTACGAGTACAGGATACTCGCGAAGGACGGCGAGGTCAGGTGGCTTACCGAGACCGTGACGGAGATAAGGTACGGCGACAGGCCGGCCGTTCTCGGGAGCGTCGCGGACATAACCGAGAGGCGGCGCGTGGAGGTGATGCTGAGGACGCTTTCGACGAGCTCGCCTATCGGCATCTACATCGTGCAGGACGGGGAGTTCAAGTTCGTAAACCCGCAGATAAGCGAGTACACGGGATTTTCGGAGGACGAGCTCGTAGGCAGGGAGTCGCTCTCGTTCGTCTTCGGGGAAGACAGGGAGTCCGTCAGGGCGAGCGCCGTCGGGATGCTGAAGGGCGGCGTCAACGCGCCGTACGAGTACAGGTTCGTAAGGCAGGACGGAAGCGTCATGTGGGCGATGGAGGTCGTCCGGTCGATACAGTACATGGGGAAGGACGCCGTCCTCGGGACGATGATGGACATCTCTGAGAAGAAGCAGGCCGAGGAGCTTTTCGAGACGCTTTCGACAGGCACGCCTATAGGTGTGTTTATCGTGCAGGACGGGGAGCTCAGGTACGTAAACCCGCACTTCGAGAAGTTCACCGGGTATTCGACCGAAGAGCTCATGGGGACGGACCCGGAGCGGCTTGTATTCCCCGGCGACAGGGACGACGTCAGGCAAAAGAGCCTCGGGATGCTCCGGGGCGAGAGCCGGACGCCCTACGAGTACAGGATTTCGCTCAAGGACGGCGGGTATATATGGGTGATGGAGACCACGACCTCGATACGGTACCGCGGGCGGCAGGCGGTGCTCGGGAGCTTCATGGACATATCCGAGCGGAAGAAGACCGAGGTCGAGCTCAAGAAGGCGAAGGAAGCGGCCGAGGCGGCCAGCCATGCGAAGTCGGAGTTCCTGGCGAACGTGAGCCACGAGATAAGGACGCCGCTCAACGCAATCGTTGGCATGACGGAGCTTACGCTCGACACGGAGCTTGCGGACGATCAAAGGGATACGCTCCGCGTTATACAGTCGTCTTCCGAGACACTCCTCAGCCTTATAAACGACATACTGGATTTCTCGCGCATAGAGGCCGGGCAGATGGAGATAGAGGCCTCGTCGTTCAGCGTGAGGGAGCTCGTCGAGGGGGTTGCCGAGACGCTTTCCGTCAAGGCCTTCGAGAAGGGGCTCGAGCTCCTGTGTTACGTGAGCCACGACGTGCCCGACAGGTTAAAGGGCGACGCGGCCCGCATAAGGCAGGTGCTCGTGAACCTGGCGGTGAACGCGATAAAGTTCACGGACAGCGGCGAGGTGCTGATAAAGGCCGAGAATTCGGGCCCCGTTTCTGGGGACGCCGTGGACGTCGTGTTCAAGGTCTCGGACACCGGCATAGGCATACCTCCCGGGCACAAGGACAGGATATTCGAGAAGTTCTCGCAGGTGGATAACTCGATCACACGCGCTTACGGCGGGACGGGGCTCGGGCTCAGCATATCGAAGTCGCTCGTCGAGCTCATGGGCGGGAAGATATGGTTCGACAGCGAGCCGGGCAAGGGCTCGACGTTTTACTTCAGCCTGCCGTTCAGGCTCGACTGGGAGAAGGACGGGCGGGCTGCCAGGGTGCTGCCGAATTTCAGGGGCGCGCCCGTGCTCGTCATCGACGACAACAAGATGAGCAGGTTTATACTCGGGAAGACGCTCACGCTGTGGGGCTTCGACGTCGTCGAGGCGGCGGGGGCGAAGGCCGCGCTGACGCTCCTCCAGGGGATGGAGCGAAAGCCGCTCCTCGCAATAATCGACAAGCAGATGCCCGGCATAGACGGGACGGAGATTGCCGGGAAGGTGAGGGAGGCGGCGGGGCCGGGGACGAAGATCATCCTGATGACGGCGTGGGGCGGGCTCGGGCTCGGAGACATGAAGGACAGGGGGGTTGACGAGCTTCTGGTAAAACCCGTAAAGAGCGGGAAGCTGTACGAGGCCGTGACGAGGCTGGTGAAGATGGACGAGTATCTGGCCGGGAGACCCGGCGGGGAGGGGATGCCGCCCGCCCCCGGAGCGGGGAGCGGAAAGCCGCGCATACTCGTCGTGGACGATACGCCCGACAACCAGAACCTGGCGAAGAGGATTCTGGAGATAGGCGGCTACTCCGTCGAGCTCGCCTCCGGGGGCGCCGAGAGCGTCGAGCTATACCGCGAAGGCAGGTACGACCTCGTGCTCATGGACATCCAGATGCCGGAGGTGGACGGCTTTCAGGCGACGGCGATGATAAGGGAGTACGAGAAGGAATCCGGCCGTACGCGGACGCCGATAATAGCAGTTACGGCGCACGCGCTCATGGGGTACAGGGAGAAGTGTATCGAGGCCGACATGGACGACTACATCACTAAGCCTCTCAGAAAGCAGCTCCTACTCGACATGGTGAGGAAGTGGCTGACGGCCGGGGCCGGTGAATCGGGCGGCTCGCCGGGGGCGGACCTCTGGGCGTAG
- a CDS encoding Hpt domain-containing protein — MPTKRYEKEVVYVDPDYMDLVPGFLQSRRSEVGRIRDCLLNGDFKEAQRLGHGMKGAGAGYGFGEISSIGKRIEFAARDEDAAAIEDALVSLADYLAVVEVEPGEPG, encoded by the coding sequence ATGCCCACGAAACGTTACGAAAAGGAAGTCGTTTACGTAGACCCCGACTACATGGATCTCGTGCCGGGGTTTCTCCAAAGCAGGCGCTCGGAAGTCGGCAGGATAAGGGACTGTCTCCTGAATGGGGATTTCAAGGAGGCGCAGAGGCTCGGGCACGGCATGAAGGGGGCGGGCGCGGGCTACGGCTTCGGCGAGATAAGCTCCATCGGGAAGCGCATCGAGTTCGCCGCCAGGGACGAAGACGCGGCCGCCATAGAGGACGCGCTGGTCAGCCTCGCGGATTACCTGGCAGTGGTGGAAGTCGAGCCCGGCGAGCCCGGGTAA
- a CDS encoding PAS domain S-box protein produces the protein MNDSSETSGKTPPVPAGKAGRGHKQQQPGRKNNKSTKTAAVKTAYGGDYASTAILDSRGVIISTNSAWKSFTESNILKSAASGHGENYIEACEKASGEEPEAVGEIASGIRSVLGGLHSEFSLEYSVGSPGGDIWFRTIVTSLSQDQAARILVIHLDVTDKKMAKKEAKDLAQRLLGTIESITDGFFTLDKGWRFTYLNAEAERIFGRKRDRLVGRSIWEEFPAAVGTRLEKECRRTLHDGRTASFEEFYPALGLLLEVKIYPSAEGLTIYFRDATEKHMNREALRESEERFRFLAKATTDAIWDWDLKSNSLWWNDGLETLFGFDTKEIEPGIESWYNRIHPEDRDRVTKGIHDAIDSGEKEWWDEYRFFRKDGSSAYVLDRGYIIHDDEGNPVRMIGGMTDQSERKRSEDKLREQAALLDKAQDAIIVRGLGHDILYWNRSAERLYGWSSGEAVGQSEKELIHKNTNDYHTAMETTLARGEWTGEMEHRTRDNWELVVESRWTLVRNEKGEPDSILTINTDITTRKKLEQQFLRAQRLESIGTLAGGIAHDLNNVLAPIMMSIGILKLNETDEKRLRLLSSIESSAQRGADMVNQVLSFARGVEGCRVAMNPMYVVRDIQKIINDTFPKNIEFDLSAPENLWMVNADPTQLQQVLMNLCVNARDAMEDGGVLTLTLENTVLDEIYSGMNPDSNPGPYVVVTVEDTGTGIPRELRERIFDPFFTTKEVGKGTGLGLATGLLIVKAHGGFINLYSEVGKGTRFKVYLPASATPESAEKVAREQTQLPQGNDELILIADDEEGIRIVTEKTLERFGYRVLVAKNGAEAVALYAKHGNEIAAVLLDMAMPVMDGPATIIALKAMNPDVLIIGSSGQASNGGVAKAIGAGVNHFVPKPYTAETLLKTLRELLDPPDES, from the coding sequence ATGAACGATTCTTCGGAAACGTCCGGGAAAACCCCTCCTGTACCGGCCGGGAAGGCCGGTAGAGGGCACAAACAGCAGCAGCCCGGACGCAAAAACAATAAATCGACAAAAACGGCGGCCGTAAAAACCGCATACGGAGGCGACTATGCCTCGACGGCGATCCTCGACTCGCGCGGCGTCATAATCTCAACCAACAGCGCGTGGAAGAGCTTCACCGAATCGAACATTCTGAAATCCGCGGCTTCCGGCCACGGCGAAAACTACATCGAAGCCTGCGAGAAGGCCTCGGGAGAAGAACCCGAAGCCGTCGGTGAAATAGCATCCGGCATACGCTCGGTCCTGGGCGGCCTGCATTCCGAATTCTCGCTCGAATACTCGGTCGGCTCCCCCGGCGGCGATATATGGTTCCGCACGATCGTCACGTCACTCTCGCAGGACCAGGCGGCGCGCATACTCGTGATCCACCTCGACGTCACCGACAAAAAAATGGCGAAGAAAGAGGCGAAGGATCTCGCTCAAAGGCTCCTCGGCACGATCGAAAGCATCACCGACGGGTTCTTCACGCTCGATAAAGGCTGGCGCTTCACGTATCTCAACGCCGAGGCCGAGCGCATATTCGGCCGCAAGCGTGACAGGCTCGTGGGCCGTTCCATATGGGAGGAATTCCCGGCCGCCGTCGGCACCCGGCTCGAAAAGGAATGCCGCCGCACGCTCCATGACGGCAGGACGGCGTCGTTCGAAGAATTCTACCCCGCCCTCGGCCTCCTCCTCGAAGTCAAAATATATCCCTCGGCCGAAGGGCTCACGATCTATTTCCGCGACGCGACCGAAAAACACATGAACCGCGAAGCGCTCAGGGAAAGCGAAGAGCGCTTCCGCTTTCTCGCCAAGGCCACGACCGACGCCATATGGGACTGGGACCTCAAATCGAACTCTCTCTGGTGGAACGACGGCCTCGAAACCCTCTTCGGCTTCGACACGAAAGAGATCGAGCCCGGCATCGAATCGTGGTACAACAGGATTCATCCCGAGGACAGGGATCGCGTCACCAAGGGCATACACGACGCGATAGATTCCGGCGAAAAGGAATGGTGGGACGAGTACCGCTTCTTCAGGAAGGACGGCTCCTCGGCCTACGTGCTCGACCGCGGCTACATCATCCACGACGACGAGGGCAACCCCGTCCGCATGATAGGCGGCATGACGGACCAGTCCGAAAGGAAAAGGAGCGAAGACAAGCTCCGCGAGCAGGCCGCCCTTCTCGACAAGGCGCAGGACGCGATTATAGTCCGCGGCCTCGGCCACGACATACTCTACTGGAACCGGAGCGCCGAAAGGCTCTATGGATGGTCGAGCGGTGAAGCCGTCGGTCAATCCGAAAAAGAGCTCATACACAAGAACACGAACGACTACCATACGGCGATGGAAACCACTCTCGCCAGGGGCGAATGGACGGGCGAGATGGAGCACAGGACCCGCGACAATTGGGAGCTCGTCGTCGAGAGCAGGTGGACGCTCGTACGCAACGAAAAAGGCGAGCCGGATTCGATACTCACTATAAACACCGACATCACCACCCGGAAAAAGCTGGAGCAGCAGTTCCTCCGCGCCCAGCGCCTCGAAAGCATCGGGACCCTCGCCGGCGGAATAGCGCACGACCTCAACAACGTCCTCGCCCCGATAATGATGTCCATAGGCATACTCAAGCTGAACGAAACCGACGAGAAACGGCTCAGGCTCCTTTCCAGCATCGAATCGAGCGCACAGCGCGGGGCCGACATGGTAAACCAGGTGCTGTCCTTCGCACGCGGCGTCGAGGGCTGCCGCGTCGCCATGAACCCGATGTACGTCGTGAGAGACATCCAGAAGATAATCAACGACACCTTCCCGAAGAATATAGAGTTCGACCTCTCGGCGCCCGAGAATCTCTGGATGGTCAACGCCGACCCGACACAGCTCCAGCAGGTGCTCATGAACCTCTGCGTAAACGCGCGCGACGCCATGGAAGACGGCGGCGTGCTGACGCTGACCCTCGAAAACACCGTCCTCGACGAAATCTATTCTGGCATGAACCCCGATTCCAATCCCGGGCCGTACGTCGTCGTCACGGTAGAGGACACGGGCACAGGAATCCCCCGCGAGCTCCGCGAGCGCATATTCGACCCCTTCTTCACGACGAAAGAAGTCGGCAAGGGAACGGGGCTCGGGCTGGCGACCGGGCTTCTCATCGTAAAGGCCCACGGCGGGTTCATAAACCTCTACAGCGAGGTCGGCAAGGGCACGCGGTTCAAGGTATACCTGCCCGCGAGCGCCACGCCCGAATCCGCCGAGAAGGTCGCCCGCGAGCAAACCCAGCTCCCCCAGGGCAACGACGAGCTCATTCTCATCGCCGACGACGAGGAAGGCATACGGATCGTCACCGAGAAAACCCTGGAGCGCTTCGGCTACAGGGTCCTCGTGGCCAAAAACGGGGCCGAGGCAGTGGCGCTGTACGCGAAACACGGGAACGAAATCGCCGCCGTGCTTCTCGACATGGCCATGCCGGTCATGGACGGCCCGGCGACTATAATCGCGCTCAAGGCCATGAACCCCGACGTCCTCATAATCGGCTCCAGCGGCCAGGCGTCTAACGGCGGCGTCGCCAAGGCCATCGGCGCGGGCGTGAACCACTTCGTCCCGAAGCCCTACACGGCCGAGACTTTGCTCAAAACCCTTCGTGAGCTCCTCGACCCGCCGGACGAGAGCTGA
- a CDS encoding glycosyltransferase family 4 protein, giving the protein MSAGDEKLRFCMITTFYPPYNFGGDGLYVWLLSNELARRGHSVTVIHCLDSYAALSDGSPLARYENHPNVEVRGLKSGAGMLSPLATQQTGRPVFKSGKLKEILAPGFDVTHFHNISLIGGPAILSYGSGVKLYSIHEYWLVCPTHVLMRFGKAPCEKPYCTACQIAHGRPPQLWRYTGLLERSLPSLDAIISPSRFTKKIHEDMGVKIPIVHIPHFAVPYNGPLAENGVPGGFAPAGRPYFLYVGRVERLKGVHTLIPVFKNYPRADLVIVGKGDDEAYIKKLAAGAGNIRILGHIHHGRLRGLYENAAALIVPSIAYEISTLVVFEALREKTPVIVNDIGGLPELVEESGGGFIYRTPEELRRSMDAILDDTALRDRLGALGHEAYLRKWNPDAHIESYLSLINRVRRQPT; this is encoded by the coding sequence ATGAGCGCCGGAGACGAGAAGCTCAGGTTCTGCATGATAACGACGTTCTACCCGCCGTACAATTTCGGCGGCGACGGGCTTTACGTCTGGCTCCTTTCGAACGAGCTCGCCCGGCGCGGGCACTCGGTAACGGTGATCCACTGCCTCGATTCCTATGCCGCCCTCTCCGACGGCAGCCCTCTCGCGCGGTACGAGAATCATCCCAACGTCGAGGTGCGCGGGCTGAAGAGCGGCGCGGGCATGCTCTCGCCGCTCGCGACACAGCAGACCGGGCGGCCGGTTTTCAAGTCGGGGAAATTAAAGGAGATACTCGCCCCCGGGTTCGACGTCACCCACTTCCACAACATCTCCCTCATCGGCGGCCCGGCGATCCTCTCTTACGGGAGCGGCGTCAAGCTCTACTCCATACACGAATACTGGCTCGTCTGCCCGACGCACGTCCTCATGCGCTTCGGCAAGGCCCCCTGCGAAAAGCCCTACTGCACCGCGTGCCAGATCGCGCACGGCCGCCCGCCCCAGCTCTGGCGCTACACCGGCCTCCTCGAACGCTCGCTCCCCAGCCTCGACGCGATAATAAGCCCGAGCAGGTTCACGAAGAAAATCCACGAGGACATGGGCGTCAAGATCCCGATCGTCCACATACCGCACTTCGCCGTTCCCTACAACGGCCCCCTGGCCGAAAACGGCGTACCCGGCGGTTTCGCCCCGGCCGGACGGCCCTACTTCCTCTACGTCGGGCGCGTCGAAAGACTGAAGGGCGTGCATACCCTAATCCCGGTCTTCAAAAACTATCCCCGCGCCGACCTCGTCATAGTCGGCAAGGGCGACGACGAAGCGTATATAAAGAAGCTCGCGGCGGGGGCCGGCAATATCCGCATACTCGGCCACATACACCACGGCCGCCTCCGCGGTCTTTACGAAAACGCCGCCGCTCTCATCGTGCCGTCTATAGCGTACGAGATTTCGACGCTCGTCGTCTTCGAAGCACTCAGGGAAAAGACGCCCGTCATCGTCAACGACATCGGCGGCCTCCCGGAGCTCGTCGAGGAAAGCGGCGGCGGATTCATCTACCGTACGCCCGAAGAGCTCCGCCGCTCGATGGACGCGATACTCGACGACACCGCGCTCAGGGACAGGCTCGGCGCGCTGGGCCACGAAGCGTACCTCCGCAAATGGAACCCCGACGCCCACATCGAGTCCTACCTTTCCCTCATAAACCGGGTTCGGCGACAACCGACGTAG